CTATTCGAGGATTCCGACCTGACCATTACCTACGACTCCGACCACGATTGGCTCCTCACGGCCTGGCGTGGGAGGCGCTCGCCCGAAGCCTCCATGCACTACTGCTGGCTGCTGCTGGAAAAAATCCGGGCTACGGGTAGCACCTGCGTGCTCAACGACAGCAGCCAGGACCTCGACGGCTGGAGCGAAGTGACCCGGTGGCTGGGTCAGGATTTCTTTCTCCGGCTGACAAGCAACGGTATATCAGCCGTAGCCTGGGTGCTACCCCTCGACCTACGCGCCCGCGCCGATGTCAACCAAGTAATGGCCCAGGTCGGCACCAATTGGCCCGCCGTAGATACGTTTACCGACGTAGAAGCCGCCTACGCGTGGCTGCTACGCACCACCGCGCCGCGTGCCGGTAAAATTAACTGCTAAGTGCTGAAGGCTGCTTGCTCTAAGTCGGTTTTGCGTGCTGGCGCTACCTGCTCGCCAGGATAAATCGTTAACAATCAGCACCTAACTATTACCCCATAGCGTAGTATGCGCTTATCTTGCTGGCAATGGTTTCATCGGCTAGGGGCTCGTCAAATATTGTTTTGAGCAGCGCCTCGAAGGAGTGAGGCGGCGTGAAATAGTCTTCACGCACGGGGTTGGTGCTGAGGCGAATGAAGAGTGGTCGTTCGTTCACGGTCACCAAATCGAGGGTGATGAGGCCGTAGCGCTGGTTGCAACGCCCGCTCTCGGTGCAGTCGGTGGGTAGGGGCTTGAAGAGCTGCTTCACGGTAGCCTCGCGCAGCTGCTGGTGACGGCGATGGCGCGCGTCGTGGCAGGCGCGGCGATAGCCCAGGTCCTGCACGCGCTCGCCCAGCAGCTGGTAGAGGTGCCCAAAATTGCCTGGCCCAATGGTGTGGTCATAAAAGAATAATGCCCCCTGGCGTCCCTCCTCGTGCAACAGGTCTACCCGAAAGCCCCGCCGTCCGCCCGCCCCACCCTTGCGCAGGTGGTAGGCTTTGTAGTAGGGCCCCAGCCAGTTGCGAAACACGCGCTCGGCTACCCAGGCCCGGTGCGCGTGGTTTTGCGCGGGCGTGGGCTCCAGGGCGGGCTGCCACTCGGCCGCGCCGCCGCGCCGCTGAAAAAGCTGTTGAAGAAATTGTAACACTGTAGGGTTAGGTGGGCCAGGTAGCTCGAAAACACGCCCTTCGGCAAATAGTTTCGGCTCCTGCTGGCGGGTAGGATAGGGGTAGGCTACCTCAAAACGGCGCCCCCTCCAACCAGAAAGGGGCGCCGCGCCGGCCACGGGCCAGGTTACTTCACCCGCGTCCAGGTCTGCGACTTACCGATGAGCGAAAAGCCAATGTAGCCCTTCACCTCCATCGTGTTTTCGCCCTCCAGCTTCATATAGCAGGAATAAGTTTTGCCGCTTTCGGGGTCGTAGATTTTGCCATCGTCCCACTTGTTGCCACTGTCGTAGCTGAAGCCCTGCATGAACACCAGACCCAGGCGCGGGCGAGTACGCAGCTTAGGGTCAGGGTTTTGGGTATCGAGCTTGGGCTTGCCTGTGGCCGGGTCGTTGGGGACGGTCAGGGTCACAATTTTACCGCAGAGCTTATCGCCGCACTTATATATCTCAAAGGTGGCCTTTTTTTCCGAATTAGTCCATATGCCCAGCGGCGACAGTGTTTGGGCCTGTGCCGCGTGGGTAGCCAAGCCAAGCCAAAGAGCTAATAAGAAGGCAAGCGATTTATACATTGTGGGGAATGTGAAGAAGTGGTGAAAAATATGGAGTAGCCAAGGCAATTATACGGCCAGAATGCGTGTGCGCTGCCGCAAAGCCGTTGCGCAAGCCCGCGCACTACCAAAAAGACAGCCCGGCGACTATAAATTAAGTAGCTTGACTCTCAAGAGAATGCTAAGAATAATGGCCCGGACTAGTAGAAATAGCTCAAAAAGTTTTGAACCTCGGCGCTGGCAATTAACTTTAACCCCCAGTAGCGAGTGCTACGGCCCCAGGCAAGCCGCCCTAAATTGCTGGGAAGCGCGCCTGAGGTTATGTGGAACCATAAAGAAAGGAGGTACAAAATGTCTAGTAGTCCCAACCAAATCCTGCCGAGCCTGTCCAATGTAGTACGCCTCACCGCCGTACTCGCCTAAAACACACAGCTCGGCGGAGGGTGCCACGGTATCGTTGCCCCTCTCGTTGGACAGGTCTTACTGTGAGACGCCGGCGCTGTACCCCAGCGCTGCCGCTTGGTAAGATTTGAAGGATTAGATGCCCGACTGGCCCGATGGCGCACGCAAGCGCGCCGCGGTGGGCCAGCCGGGCATCGTTCTTTTTATGAAGCTAATAAATGAGTAGGTGAATAGGGGTATTACGCATCTACTCATTTGCAATTACTCTGCGGACCTGCATAAAGCGGCGCTCGTAGCCGCTGCCTTCGACCTGGCTGATTTTGACGCCCGAGGCGCGCTGCGCGGACGAGGCGTGTACGAAGCGCAGGGGCGTTTCGCCCAGGGCCGAGATGACGATGCCCGCGTGGCCGGGCGTGGTGCTAGTGGCGGCCGTGCCGGTAAAAACCACGATGTCGCCGGGCTGGGCTTCGGCGCGGGGCACCGGCTGGCCCACGTCGATGAGCAGGGCGGTGGAATGGGGGGTAGGCACCCCAAAATGCCCAAATACATAACTCACAAAGCCCGAGCAGTCGAAGCCGCTCACCGGACTCATGCCCGCGTAGAGATAGGGGCTACCCACCTGCCGCAATGCGAAGCCTACGATACTGTCGCGCCGGGGCACGAAGGATGGCCGCGCGAGCACCGGCGCGGCGGCCGGGCGGCGCTCGGCTACCAGCCGTACCAGCAAGGGGGTAGGGGCCGGCTGGGCCGCCGTAGCCGGGGGGGTGGTAACTGAGCCCAGGTATAGTTTTAAGCCCAGCAAGCTTAGGAGCAGACTCCCGAAAATCAACCAGATACTGCGCATAAGTGAGGTTCGGGCCAGGGGCTGGCCCGCTAAACGGCGGTAGCTCCGCAGAAGTTGGCGGGGGTAGGAAAAAACTCCAACGGCCGCGCGGGGCCGAATCGTGCCAGGCCGGGCGCTTACTTTGCAGCCATGTTTGCACCTATCTCTACTTTTTGCCGGCTGGCCGTCGTGGCCGGCCTGCTGGCTGCCGGGCCCGCTGCCGCCCAAGTTAAAGTTAAAACCAAGTTGAAGCCTGGCCGCGCTGCCACCAAGGTAGCCACCGCCGCGCCGACCGCCAGCACCCTGCGCTACACGCTGGCCATGCCCGCCCCCCAAACGCACTACTTCGAGGTGCGGATGGATTTGCAGGGCTTCAAC
The genomic region above belongs to Hymenobacter psoromatis and contains:
- a CDS encoding DUF2147 domain-containing protein — protein: MYKSLAFLLALWLGLATHAAQAQTLSPLGIWTNSEKKATFEIYKCGDKLCGKIVTLTVPNDPATGKPKLDTQNPDPKLRTRPRLGLVFMQGFSYDSGNKWDDGKIYDPESGKTYSCYMKLEGENTMEVKGYIGFSLIGKSQTWTRVK
- a CDS encoding C40 family peptidase: MRSIWLIFGSLLLSLLGLKLYLGSVTTPPATAAQPAPTPLLVRLVAERRPAAAPVLARPSFVPRRDSIVGFALRQVGSPYLYAGMSPVSGFDCSGFVSYVFGHFGVPTPHSTALLIDVGQPVPRAEAQPGDIVVFTGTAATSTTPGHAGIVISALGETPLRFVHASSAQRASGVKISQVEGSGYERRFMQVRRVIANE